From one Populus alba chromosome 17, ASM523922v2, whole genome shotgun sequence genomic stretch:
- the LOC118029400 gene encoding receptor-like protein kinase FERONIA — MSSSRCSKYLSLTNLSLFTPLHLSFLFLHLTILVTGDTPPPYVPLDSIALDCGSSSQRIVNGRQWSADINSSVALLDQDSSSTNPTANEASTSSVPYYTARVSRSQFTYTFPVTTTGPKFVRLHFYPASYTGFNRSKASFSVTTGRYTFLSNFSGIHYTDPLGERGYAREFILNVEGEQKNLSITFKPSPHVADAYAFINGIEIVSMPTNLYYTAGDDPGMYGFDQEAYLPLQNETALEIMYRVNVGGTEITPPNDNGMFRSWLNDVDYLTDARPSAFQFNGTIQLQYNNPTRYAAPDVLYRTARTMGPNSTVNKEYNMTWEFPVHSTFTYLVRLHFCQFIPIILQKGDLVFKIYIANQTAERYADIISWADGYGVPIYKDYVVMMDAGGNEGIQNLSIALHPIQSTNAFDAMLNGAEIFKLSKSDNLAGPNPAAYPDSHVSNTPSATSTKPKHSRRRTVAIIGAAVSGIVVVSVLFLLIFRRRVQKFKDLVSGDAASNLSPLVSSSRKSTKTNRPSLPSDLCYRFSLVEIIAATNNFDDSFIIGVGGFGNVYKGLFDGGVNRAAIKRLNPSSRQGATEFRTEIEMLSQLRFRHLVSLIGYCNENNEMILVYDYMARGTLRDHLYRTDNPPLSWTQRLEICIGAARGLDYLHTGAKHTVIHRDVKTTNILLDEKWVAKVSDFGLSKTGPTSTSKGHVSTVVKGSIGYLDPEYCQRRQLTEKSDVYSFGVVLFEVLCARPAINRSAVPASLAELARQSHSNGTINEIIDPYLDGKISPDCLKNFVDVAVRCLLENGIERPSMTDVVWGLEFALQLQESAEENVKVAQTEKDVDMETPLKGSSIDDSSDLFSTGSELVVNSRILEMATTSSSDGQSFLSNESEKMMSGAVFSEIMNPKGR; from the coding sequence CTGTTCCTCCATCTCACCATCCTTGTAACCGGGGATACACCACCACCTTACGTCCCTCTCGATAGCATAGCGCTTGATTGTGGTTCATCCTCCCAGAGAATTGTAAACGGTAGGCAATGGTCTGCAGACATCAACTCAAGTGTGGCCCTTCTAGATCAAGACAGCTCCTCAACAAATCCCACAGCAAATGAAGCCTCCACTAGCTCTGTACCTTATTATACTGCACGCGTCTCTCGCTCCCAATTCACCTACACATTTCCTGTCACAACAACAGGGCCTAAGTTTGTTCGTCTCCATTTTTATCCAGCTTCCTACACTGGTTTCAACAGGTCTAAAGCATCTTTTTCTGTCACAACCGGTCGCTATACCTTTCTTAGCAACTTCAGTGGCATCCATTACACTGACCCTCTTGGTGAACGAGGTTACGCCAGagaattcatcttaaatgttgaAGGTGAGCAGAAAAATTTGAGCATAACGTTCAAGCCAAGTCCTCATGTAGCTGATGCATATGCTTTCATCAACGGGATTGAAATCGTATCCATGCCCACCAATCTTTATTACACTGCAGGAGATGACCCAGGGATGTATGGTTTTGACCAGGAGGCCTATCTTCCCCTTCAAAATGAAACTGCTTTAGAGATCATGTACCGAGTAAATGTGGGTGGGACAGAGATCACACCGCCCAACGACAATGGCATGTTTCGAAGTTGGTTAAACGATGTTGATTACTTGACGGATGCTCGACCAAGTGCTTTTCAATTTAATGGCACTATTCAACTTCAGTATAATAACCCCACTCGCTATGCTGCACCTGACGTCCTCTATCGAACTGCTAGGACCATGGGGCCCAATTCTACTGTAAATAAGGAATACAATATGACTTGGGAGTTTCCGGTCCACTCCACATTCACTTATCTTGTTAGGCTTCATTTCTGTCAGTTTATACCGATTATATTGCAAAAAGGCGACCTagtctttaaaatatatatcgcTAATCAAACGGCAGAGCGTTACGCAGATATAATCTCTTGGGCTGATGGATATGGGGTTCCCATATACAAAGATTACGTTGTGATGATGGATGCCGGAGGAAACGAAGGGATACAGAATTTGTCCATTGCATTGCACCCTATTCAGTCTACTAATGCCTTTGATGCAATGTTGAATGGAGCTGAAATCTTCAAATTGAGCAAATCAGACAATCTTGCCGGACCGAATCCTGCCGCGTATCCGGACAGCCACGTTAGTAATACTCCTAGCGCGACCTCAACAAAGCCAAAGCATAGTCGAAGAAGAACAGTCGCCATTATTGGTGCTGCTGTTTCGGGCATTGTTGTCGTCTCAGTTCTATTTCTCTTGATTTTCCGGAGAAGAGTCCAAAAATTCAAGGACTTGGTTTCTGGTGATGCAGCTTCAAACTTAAGCCCTCTTGTTTCCTCTTCAAGAAAGTCAACAAAGACCAATAGGCCATCTCTACCTTCTGATCTATGCTACCGTTTCTCGCTAGTTGAGATCATAGCAGCTACAAACAACTTCGACGATTCATTCATTATTGGTGTTGGTGGCTTCGGTAACGTGTACAAAGGATTATTTGATGGTGGAGTCAATCGTGCTGCGATCAAGCGATTGAATCCAAGTTCACGGCAGGGTGCAACCGAGTTCAGGACAGAGATTGAGATGCTCTCCCAGCTTAGATTCCGCCATTTGGTTTCTCTAATTGGTTACtgtaatgagaataatgagatgATCCTGGTGTATGATTATATGGCTCGGGGGACGCTTCGTGATCATCTCTACAGAACTGATAATCCTCCACTTTCATGGACTCAACGCCTAGAGATTTGCATCGGTGCTGCCCGTGGGTTGGATTACCTTCACACAGGTGCCAAGCACACTGTCATTCATCGTGATGTGAAGACAACAAATATCTTGCTGGATGAGAAATGGGTGGCCAAAGTTTCGGATTTCGGATTGTCCAAAACAGGCCCTACGAGCACATCGAAGGGCCACGTGAGCACCGTTGTGAAAGGTAGCATAGGGTACTTGGATCCCGAATATTGTCAACGCCGGCAATTGACAGAAAAATCTGATGTCTATTCATTCGGGGTTGTGTTGTTCGAGGTATTGTGTGCTAGACCAGCAATAAACCGATCAGCAGTGCCAGCAAGTCTAGCAGAGTTGGCTAGACAAAGCCACAGCAACGGAACGATTAATGAAATCATTGATCCGTATCTGGATGGAAAGATCTCACCAGATTGTCTGAAAAACTTTGTTGATGTTGCAGTGAGATGCTTGCTCGAGAATGGAATCGAAAGGCCATCGATGACTGATGTGGTTTGGGGCCTTGAGTTTGCATTACAACTGCAAGAGAGCGCAGAAGAGAATGTCAAAGTGGCTCAAACTGAGAAAGATGTTGACATGGAGACTCCTCTGAAAGGCTCCTCAATCGATGACAGCAGTGATTTGTTTAGCACTGGCAGTGAACTAGTTGTGAATTCCCGCATTTTGGAAATGGCAACAACAAGCAGCAGCGACGGACAAAGTTTTCTAAGCAACGAGTCGGAGAAAATGATGTCTGGTGCTGTGTTCTCTGAGATCATGAACCCAAAGGGGCGATGA